Proteins encoded together in one Romeriopsis navalis LEGE 11480 window:
- a CDS encoding glutamate synthase subunit beta produces MGKPTGFIEFLRELPTDLDPKDRIRNWDEFHVPLPDERLRQQGARCMDCGVPFCHSGTLINNMASGCPINNLIPEWNDLIYRGLWEEALDRLHRTNNFPEFTGRVCPAPCEGSCVLGINNPPVTIKNIECSIADKGWENGWITPNPPEKRTGKKVAIVGSGPAGLSAAAQLNQAGHTVTVYERADRPGGLLMYGIPNMKLDKQEVVQRRLDQLVAEGVNFVCNTEIGKDVTAQQLVEDFDAVVLCTGATKPRDLPIEGRESTGIHFAMEFLTANTKTVLNEGEPVEGFISAAGKDVVIIGGGDTGTDCVGTSIRHGCNSMTQVEIMPKAPDERAESNPWPEWPKVYKLDYGQEESAARFGDDPRVYTTTATKFESDEKGHVKAVHTVEVEWTRNAEGRFIPKHMEGTEKVVPAQLVLLAMGFLGPEQPMLESLGLERDGRSNIKAEHGDYATSIPGVFAAGDCRRGQSLVVWAFNEGRGVAKACDKFLMGVTNLP; encoded by the coding sequence ATGGGAAAACCAACCGGCTTTATCGAATTCCTGCGCGAACTCCCCACGGACCTCGATCCCAAGGATCGGATTCGCAACTGGGATGAATTTCACGTTCCCCTGCCCGACGAAAGGCTGCGGCAACAGGGCGCTCGCTGCATGGACTGTGGTGTCCCCTTCTGCCATAGCGGCACGTTGATCAACAATATGGCCAGCGGTTGTCCAATCAACAACCTGATTCCCGAGTGGAATGACTTAATCTATCGGGGACTGTGGGAAGAAGCCCTCGATCGGCTACACCGCACTAACAATTTCCCCGAGTTCACGGGTCGGGTTTGCCCCGCGCCCTGCGAGGGTTCCTGCGTGTTGGGGATTAACAATCCGCCCGTGACGATTAAGAACATCGAATGCTCAATCGCCGATAAGGGGTGGGAAAACGGTTGGATTACGCCCAATCCCCCCGAAAAGCGCACTGGCAAAAAAGTGGCGATCGTCGGTTCGGGTCCCGCTGGATTATCCGCTGCGGCCCAGTTGAATCAAGCCGGTCATACGGTGACGGTCTATGAACGGGCCGATCGGCCCGGTGGACTGCTGATGTATGGCATTCCTAACATGAAGCTGGATAAGCAAGAGGTGGTGCAACGTCGCCTTGATCAGCTTGTGGCGGAAGGCGTGAATTTCGTTTGCAATACGGAAATTGGTAAAGACGTGACGGCCCAGCAATTGGTCGAAGACTTTGATGCCGTGGTGCTTTGTACCGGTGCCACGAAGCCCCGAGATTTGCCGATCGAAGGGCGCGAATCAACTGGCATCCACTTCGCGATGGAATTTCTCACCGCCAATACCAAAACCGTTTTGAATGAAGGTGAACCGGTTGAAGGCTTTATCTCCGCAGCGGGCAAAGATGTGGTGATCATTGGTGGGGGTGACACGGGGACTGACTGTGTGGGTACCTCGATTCGTCACGGTTGCAATAGCATGACCCAAGTGGAAATTATGCCCAAAGCGCCGGATGAGCGGGCTGAGAGTAATCCTTGGCCCGAATGGCCGAAGGTCTATAAGTTGGACTATGGCCAAGAAGAGTCGGCGGCGCGGTTTGGTGATGACCCACGGGTATATACCACGACGGCAACAAAGTTTGAAAGTGATGAGAAAGGTCATGTCAAAGCGGTGCATACCGTGGAAGTCGAATGGACGCGCAACGCCGAAGGTCGGTTTATTCCTAAGCACATGGAAGGGACGGAGAAAGTCGTTCCGGCGCAGTTGGTTTTACTGGCAATGGGCTTCCTGGGGCCGGAGCAGCCGATGCTGGAGAGCTTGGGGCTAGAGCGCGATGGTCGCAGCAATATCAAGGCGGAGCATGGCGATTATGCCACTAGCATCCCCGGTGTCTTTGCCGCTGGCGACTGTCGGCGTGGCCAGAGCCTTGTCGTTTGGGCCTTCAATGAAGGTCGCGGTGTGGCTAAGGCTTGCGATAAGTTTCTTATGGGCGTGACGAATTTGCCCTAG